One Deinococcus sp. LM3 genomic region harbors:
- a CDS encoding cation diffusion facilitator family transporter, with protein MTASSTSVQTSSRASRLALGSILVAVVVLALKYVAYLMTGSVALYSDALESIINVAAAVAALIALRVAARPADANHPYGHTKAEYFSAVAEGVLIVLAAAAIVREALPGLLNPAELPALSGVAGLGVNLAAGVLNAVWASVLLRQGRALRSPALLADGRHIFSDVVTSVGVLLGVLAAHLTGQAWLDPLLAILVALNILWSGWRLVRESVGGLMDAAVDRETEEKIRLAMRLHGQGALEMHDLRTRHAGSVTFIEFHMVVPGDMTVQEAHSICDRLEDAIRAGTPQSSISIHVEPQEKAKHHGVLVL; from the coding sequence GTGACGGCTTCCTCGACCTCCGTGCAGACCTCGTCCCGCGCTTCCAGGCTGGCGCTGGGCAGCATTCTCGTGGCGGTGGTGGTGCTGGCCCTGAAGTACGTGGCGTACCTGATGACCGGCAGCGTGGCGCTGTACTCGGACGCGCTGGAGAGCATCATCAACGTGGCGGCGGCGGTGGCGGCGCTGATCGCGCTGCGGGTCGCGGCCCGCCCGGCGGACGCCAACCACCCTTACGGGCACACGAAGGCCGAGTACTTCAGCGCGGTGGCCGAGGGCGTGCTGATCGTGCTGGCGGCGGCGGCGATCGTGCGCGAGGCGCTGCCGGGCCTGCTGAACCCGGCAGAGTTGCCGGCGCTCTCGGGCGTGGCGGGGCTGGGCGTGAACCTCGCGGCGGGCGTGCTGAACGCGGTGTGGGCGTCGGTGCTGCTGCGACAGGGGCGGGCGCTGCGGTCGCCGGCGCTGCTGGCGGACGGGCGGCACATCTTCAGTGACGTGGTGACCAGCGTGGGGGTGCTGCTGGGCGTGCTGGCGGCGCACCTGACGGGTCAGGCGTGGCTGGATCCGCTGCTGGCGATCCTGGTGGCGCTGAACATCCTCTGGAGCGGGTGGCGGCTGGTACGGGAGAGCGTGGGCGGCCTGATGGACGCGGCGGTGGACCGGGAGACCGAGGAGAAGATCCGGCTGGCGATGCGGCTGCACGGGCAGGGCGCGCTGGAGATGCATGACCTGCGGACCCGGCACGCGGGAAGCGTGACGTTCATCGAGTTTCACATGGTGGTGCCGGGCGACATGACGGTGCAGGAGGCGCACAGCATCTGCGACCGCCTCGAGGACGCCATCCGGGCCGGGACGCCGCAGTCGTCGATCAGCATTCACGTGGAGCCGCAGGAGAAGGCCAAGCATCACGGCGTGCTGGTGCTGTAG